In Diadema setosum chromosome 19, eeDiaSeto1, whole genome shotgun sequence, a genomic segment contains:
- the LOC140242860 gene encoding uncharacterized protein, which translates to MASHMNTPDIPDDVMPVRDSKYYTPLEFNDIVSYSSDNISLLHINSRSLNKNFEYLENLLHSLNNFEFSVIGISETWLHQNSPDIFNLPNHKLVRADRQGKRGGGVAFYIAQNLQFKIRSEITLRYAETLFIEIENPLSKNVIIGLIYRPPDLNCELFCDELDLYLHKIGNESKHVFIFGDFNINFSPTSDNNNSLNFMHLMYSYGYMSIINKPTRINPHSSTQIDNIFSNVYNNTIMGGILCSEVSDHLPIFSICECKVGRNKLHDKIWYYKESKRNVELLKQNLFLEEWTDIYSINNVNLAYKCFNDKLLYYYENNIPLCRIKINRNKPRNPWITKGILKSIKTRNFLYKLHIRNPTEFNLNMYKVYRNKLTKLIHVFAPPGYD; encoded by the coding sequence ATGGCGTCACATATGAATACCCCCGATATTCCTGATGACGTTATGCCTGTGCGCGACAGTAAATATTACACACCCCTTGAATTCAATGATATTGTATCGTATAGTTCAgataatatttcacttcttcatataaactctaggagtttgaataaaaattttgaatatttggaaaatcttttgcactctttaaacaattttgaattttctgttatTGGAATAAGTGAAACTTGGTTACATCAAAACTCCCCAGATATCTTTAATTTACCCAATCATAAATTAGTTAGGGCTGATCGTCAAGGAAAAAGGGGTGGCGGTGTTGCGTTTTATATTGCGcaaaatttacagttcaaaatcCGTTCTGAAATCACGTTAAGATATGCAGAAAcgttatttattgaaattgagaACCCACTCtctaaaaatgttattataggtttaatctatcgacctcctgatctgaattgtgaattattttgtgatgaattggatttatatctccataagataggtaatgaaagtaaacatgtttttatttttggtgatttcaacattaACTTTTCGCCCACATCCGATAACAATAATTCccttaattttatgcatttaatgtattcatatggGTATATGTCAATTATCAATAAACCCACCAGGATAAATCCACACTCGTCAACtcagattgataatatattttcgaatgtgtataataatacaattatggggggtatattatgttctgaagtttctgatcatttaccaatattttcaatttgtgaatgtaaAGTGGGTCGTAATAAattacatgataaaatatggtattATAAAGAGTCAAAACGTAATGTGGAATTATTGAAACAGAATTTATTTTTAGAGGAATGGACAGATATTTATAGTATTAACAATGTTAATTTggcatataaatgttttaatgataaattattatattattatgaaaataatattcctttatgCAGAATAAAAATTAACCGAAATAAACCAAGAAATCCTTGGATTAcaaaaggtattttgaaatccataaaaactcgtaattttttgtataagttacacattcgtaacccaactgaatttaatttgaatatgtataaagtttatcgaaataaattgacaaaattgattc